One window from the genome of Spiractinospora alimapuensis encodes:
- a CDS encoding serine/threonine-protein kinase produces MGTDDSNADEASQRVERVVGDRYRLTEELGRGGMGRVWRAHDTRLDRTVAVKELLLPAGMAADERARLATRMEREARAAAMGSHPGIVSVHDVVEHDGRPWIVMEFLSGRSLRDLVQSDGPVAARNVARWVGELLDALVTAHRLGIVHRDVKPANVMITESGRAVLTDFGIAQVSGASDLTGTSGVVGSPGYIAPERLHFVPATPASDLWSLGATTYYAVQGVGPFQRATAEETVRAALSEEPAPIHAEGSLPALVAGLLRKEPAQRMTAEQARALLDPSGPGGATPPQASGAAASAVPATDAPTVVNDQPPSAPAVATPAGATPTSVFAPSGQETGTLVAPSGPAPTPRRSRLSWPLVAMVLGTGALLVVAVAIVVFATGGEEPSPAAARQDASADDASPSEDDAPGPDDADPVEEDDQPEDDHDVEPTPDVADVPGVELVNDPDGFQIAVPDGWTRRVDGSSIYYNGPRTGTFLQIDSTPHPMSDQLAHVEQNESETIASGRLPGYERIRVADVTDSVPGDHTSVAEWEFEWTSSGGERRHMLSRNFTLANGDNVSVAWAAPSEDWTGLTAEREAALDSYSD; encoded by the coding sequence GTGGGTACGGACGACTCGAACGCTGACGAAGCGTCACAGCGAGTCGAGCGGGTGGTCGGTGACCGATACCGCTTGACCGAGGAGCTGGGCCGCGGTGGCATGGGGCGGGTCTGGCGTGCCCACGATACGCGGCTCGACCGCACCGTCGCGGTGAAGGAGTTGCTGCTCCCGGCCGGCATGGCTGCCGACGAGCGCGCCCGGCTCGCCACCCGCATGGAGCGCGAGGCGCGGGCCGCGGCCATGGGGAGCCACCCCGGCATCGTCTCCGTGCACGACGTCGTGGAGCACGACGGGCGTCCGTGGATCGTCATGGAGTTCCTCAGCGGGCGGTCCCTGCGGGACCTCGTCCAGAGTGACGGCCCCGTGGCCGCGCGGAACGTGGCCCGGTGGGTGGGCGAGCTGCTGGACGCGCTGGTCACGGCGCACCGGCTGGGTATCGTCCACCGCGACGTGAAGCCGGCCAACGTGATGATCACCGAGTCCGGTCGCGCGGTGCTGACCGACTTCGGAATCGCCCAGGTCTCCGGCGCCAGTGACCTCACCGGCACCTCCGGCGTCGTCGGTTCGCCGGGCTACATCGCGCCCGAACGGCTCCACTTCGTGCCGGCCACACCCGCGAGTGACCTGTGGTCGCTGGGCGCGACGACCTACTACGCCGTCCAAGGGGTCGGGCCGTTCCAACGCGCGACCGCCGAGGAGACGGTGCGTGCCGCGTTGTCGGAGGAACCCGCCCCCATCCACGCCGAGGGGTCGTTACCCGCACTCGTCGCGGGGTTGTTGCGCAAGGAACCCGCCCAGCGCATGACCGCCGAACAGGCCCGGGCCTTGTTGGATCCGTCCGGACCAGGAGGCGCCACGCCCCCACAGGCGTCCGGTGCGGCGGCCTCTGCCGTCCCGGCTACGGACGCGCCCACGGTGGTCAACGACCAGCCACCAAGCGCACCGGCCGTCGCCACACCGGCTGGCGCCACACCCACCTCGGTCTTCGCCCCGTCGGGCCAGGAGACGGGGACGCTGGTCGCCCCGAGTGGGCCGGCACCGACCCCTCGGCGCTCTCGCCTGTCCTGGCCACTGGTGGCGATGGTGCTCGGAACCGGAGCGTTACTGGTCGTGGCGGTGGCGATCGTGGTCTTCGCGACCGGCGGCGAGGAACCGAGCCCAGCGGCGGCGCGGCAGGACGCCTCCGCCGACGACGCCTCACCCAGCGAGGACGACGCGCCCGGCCCCGACGACGCCGACCCGGTCGAGGAGGACGACCAGCCCGAGGACGACCACGATGTCGAGCCGACCCCGGACGTCGCCGACGTCCCCGGTGTGGAGCTCGTCAACGATCCCGACGGGTTCCAGATCGCGGTTCCCGACGGGTGGACACGCCGCGTCGACGGCTCCAGCATCTACTACAACGGACCGCGGACCGGAACGTTCCTACAGATCGACTCCACACCGCACCCCATGAGTGACCAACTGGCCCACGTGGAGCAGAACGAGTCCGAGACCATCGCGAGCGGTCGCCTGCCCGGCTACGAGCGGATCCGCGTGGCCGACGTCACCGACAGCGTCCCGGGCGACCACACCTCGGTCGCGGAGTGGGAGTTCGAGTGGACGAGCTCGGGTGGAGAACGGCGGCACATGCTGAGCCGAAACTTCACCCTCGCCAACGGCGACAACGTGTCCGTGGCGTGGGCGGCGCCCAGTGAGGACTGGACCGGTCTCACCGCTGAGCGGGAGGCCGCGTTGGACAGCTACAGCGACTGA
- a CDS encoding cobyric acid synthase, which translates to MWNESNQNGTHGALLVAGTTSDAGKSAVVAGLCRWLRRRGVKVAPFKAQNMSLNSVVTPDGAEIGRAQAMQAAACEIEPTAAMNPVLLKPGSDRSSQVVVRGRAIGEADATTYHDYRARLRDVAVESLAELRRDHEVVICEGAGSPAEINLRAGDIANMGLARAAGLPTVVVGDIDRGGVFAALYGTQALLDPEDQAHIAGYIINKFRGAPELLAPGLDMLRGHTGRPVLGVLPWLNGLWLDAEDSLALSADRGPTQPPAGAESLRVAVVRLPRISNFTDIDALSVEPGVDVRFVTAPHELDGADLVVLPGTRATVADLDWLHERGLAAALRRRAAERRPILGICGGYQMLARHIDDTVESRRGGRDGLALLPTTVAFQHEKILGRPLGSAYDHPVRGYEIHHGLTTVHDAPGTDSEPFLDGCRQGAVFGTTWHGALENDAFRRAFLTDVAGRATRSFVPAPTTDFAAARAARLDALGDLVEHNLDTDAVWRLIEQGAPSGLPTIGPHA; encoded by the coding sequence ATGTGGAACGAGTCTAACCAGAACGGTACACACGGTGCTTTACTGGTCGCCGGTACGACCTCCGACGCCGGAAAGAGCGCCGTCGTGGCGGGGCTGTGCCGTTGGCTGCGGCGCCGCGGCGTCAAGGTCGCGCCGTTCAAGGCCCAGAACATGTCACTCAACTCGGTCGTCACACCTGACGGCGCCGAGATCGGCCGCGCGCAGGCGATGCAGGCCGCCGCGTGCGAGATCGAACCCACGGCGGCGATGAACCCCGTCCTGCTCAAGCCCGGCAGCGACCGCAGCAGCCAGGTCGTCGTCCGCGGCCGGGCCATCGGCGAGGCGGACGCCACCACCTACCACGACTACCGTGCCCGGCTTCGTGACGTCGCCGTGGAGAGCCTCGCCGAACTCCGCCGGGACCACGAGGTCGTCATCTGTGAGGGCGCGGGCAGCCCCGCGGAGATCAACCTGCGTGCCGGGGACATCGCCAACATGGGCCTCGCCCGGGCCGCCGGCCTCCCCACGGTCGTGGTCGGCGACATCGACCGCGGGGGTGTGTTCGCCGCACTCTACGGAACCCAAGCCCTCCTCGACCCCGAGGACCAGGCCCACATCGCGGGCTACATCATCAACAAGTTTCGCGGCGCGCCCGAACTCCTCGCCCCCGGCCTCGACATGTTGCGAGGCCACACCGGCCGCCCCGTGCTCGGCGTGCTGCCCTGGCTGAACGGGCTCTGGCTGGACGCAGAGGACTCCCTCGCGCTCTCCGCGGACCGTGGCCCGACCCAACCCCCGGCCGGGGCTGAGTCCCTGCGCGTGGCGGTGGTGCGACTTCCCCGCATCAGCAACTTCACCGACATCGACGCGCTGAGCGTGGAGCCCGGGGTCGACGTCCGCTTCGTGACCGCTCCCCACGAGCTGGACGGCGCGGACCTGGTCGTCCTGCCGGGGACCCGCGCCACCGTGGCCGATCTCGACTGGCTGCACGAGCGGGGACTGGCGGCGGCCCTACGGCGGCGCGCGGCGGAGCGACGCCCGATCCTGGGGATCTGCGGCGGCTACCAGATGCTCGCCCGCCACATCGACGACACCGTGGAGTCCCGCCGGGGCGGACGCGACGGCTTGGCGCTTCTCCCCACGACGGTCGCCTTCCAGCACGAGAAGATCCTGGGCCGCCCACTCGGTTCCGCCTACGACCACCCCGTCCGGGGCTACGAGATCCACCACGGACTCACCACCGTCCACGACGCGCCGGGCACCGACTCCGAGCCCTTCCTCGACGGCTGCCGCCAGGGCGCGGTGTTCGGCACCACCTGGCACGGCGCCCTGGAGAACGACGCCTTCCGCCGCGCCTTCCTCACCGACGTCGCCGGCCGAGCCACCCGCTCCTTCGTTCCCGCCCCCACCACCGACTTCGCCGCCGCCCGCGCCGCCCGCCTCGACGCCCTGGGCGACCTCGTCGAACATAACCTGGACACCGACGCGGTGTGGCGCCTCATCGAACAGGGGGCACCGTCTGGCCTGCCCACTATCGGCCCGCACGCCTGA
- the cobN gene encoding cobaltochelatase subunit CobN, translating into MATILLLSTADTELLAARSADVGYRTANPARLDPRDLPALLEGVDVAVLRILGGRRAWPDGTDALRASGVPLVALGGEAAPDADMIELSTVPAGVATQAHTYLAEGGVANLREMARFLSDTVLLTGEGFAPPEPMPEFGVHGPEPEVTPGRPTVAVVFYRAHELSGNTAFVDTLCRAIDTAGGTPLPVFTGSLRGVTQDTHPELFQILRRADAVITTVLAAGGSRPADAVAGGEDDSWDAGALAALDVPILQGMVLTTSRDAWAASDAALTPMDAGMQVAIPEFDGRLITVPFSFKETTEETGDIPVYVADPERAARVAGLAVAHARLRGVPTPSRRLAMVLSAYPTKHARVGNAVGLDTPASAVRLLRALGERGYDLGTDDGLWRVPAPEEDRRADDGDPLIHTLIAAGGHDQEWLTEEQLEQAETRVPLADYQRWFAALPQPLRDSVTAAWGEPPGELYVTEGTHGPEIVIASLRFGNVVFMLQPPRGFGENPIAIYHDPELAPSHHYLAAYLWLQTAVDDGGFGAHAVVHVGKHGTLEWLPGKGIGLAAEDPPDAVLGDLPMIYPFIVNDPGEGTQAKRRAHATIVDHLVPPMARADTYGDIAKLEQLLDEYALVSDLDPDKAPTLRAQIWTLIKAAELHHDLDTDAMPDDEEFDDFVMHVDGYLCEIKDVQIRDGLHVLGDAPEGEARVNLVLAVLRAAQMWGNKAAALPGLRAVIARNFGLDERELLAEPGVPIAVPDGLTRLVDGPARTASDAIDLIDTLARRMVTTMEEESWAEEAIPGVVRTVLGDDLDAAREVLAFAVTEVVPRLAGTGGELDAVLHALDGGHIPAGPSGSPTRGLVNVLPTGRNFYAVDPKAVPSRNSWEVGQALADSLIRRHLDDTGEYPRSVGLTVWGTAAMRTQGDDVAEVLALLGVRPLWDDASRRVTGFEVVPVEELGRPRVDVTLRISGFFRDAFPHVLALIDDAITAVAELDEPGEENFPRAHALADHADHGDWRRATTRVFGSRPGAYGAGLLQLIDSGNWRDDADLAEVYASWGGYAYGRGMDGREARADMEASFRRISVAAKNTDSREHDIADSDDYYQYHGGMVAMVRSLSGESPRAYVGDSATPDSVRTRSLAEETRRVFRSRVVNPRWIGAMRAHGYKGAFELAATVDYLFGYDATAGVVDDWMYATLAETYVFDEENRRFLSEANPWALRGMTERLLEAADRGLWGEPDPELLQRLRASYLELEGELEDG; encoded by the coding sequence GTGGCAACCATCCTGTTGCTGTCCACCGCCGACACCGAACTGCTCGCGGCCCGGAGCGCCGACGTCGGCTACCGCACCGCCAACCCCGCCCGCCTCGACCCCCGGGACCTGCCCGCGTTGCTGGAGGGCGTGGACGTCGCGGTGCTACGCATCCTCGGCGGGCGCCGAGCCTGGCCCGACGGAACCGACGCGCTGCGCGCCAGCGGCGTCCCCCTGGTCGCCCTCGGCGGCGAGGCCGCGCCCGACGCCGACATGATCGAGCTGTCCACCGTCCCCGCCGGAGTCGCCACCCAGGCCCACACCTACCTCGCCGAGGGCGGCGTCGCGAACCTCCGTGAGATGGCGCGGTTCCTCTCCGACACCGTGCTGCTCACCGGAGAGGGGTTCGCCCCGCCCGAGCCCATGCCCGAGTTCGGCGTACACGGCCCCGAACCGGAGGTGACACCCGGGCGGCCCACCGTCGCCGTCGTGTTCTACCGGGCACACGAACTCTCCGGCAACACCGCGTTCGTCGACACCCTCTGCCGAGCGATCGACACCGCCGGCGGAACGCCACTGCCCGTCTTCACCGGCTCCCTACGCGGTGTCACCCAGGACACCCACCCGGAACTCTTCCAGATCCTGCGGCGCGCCGACGCCGTGATCACCACCGTCCTCGCCGCCGGAGGAAGCAGGCCCGCCGACGCGGTCGCGGGCGGCGAGGACGACTCCTGGGACGCCGGAGCGCTCGCCGCCCTCGACGTGCCCATCCTGCAGGGCATGGTCCTCACCACCAGCCGGGACGCCTGGGCGGCGTCCGACGCCGCGCTCACCCCGATGGACGCGGGAATGCAGGTCGCGATCCCCGAGTTCGACGGCCGCCTCATCACGGTCCCCTTCTCCTTCAAGGAGACGACCGAGGAGACCGGCGACATCCCCGTCTACGTCGCCGACCCCGAGCGCGCCGCCCGCGTGGCCGGCCTCGCCGTCGCCCACGCCCGCCTCCGTGGCGTCCCCACGCCGTCGCGCCGCCTCGCCATGGTGCTCTCCGCCTACCCCACCAAACACGCCCGAGTCGGCAACGCCGTCGGTCTCGACACCCCCGCCTCCGCCGTGCGTCTGCTGCGCGCCCTCGGCGAGCGCGGCTACGACCTCGGAACCGACGACGGCCTCTGGCGCGTCCCGGCCCCCGAGGAGGACCGCCGCGCCGACGACGGCGACCCGCTGATCCACACCCTCATCGCCGCCGGAGGTCACGACCAGGAGTGGCTCACCGAAGAGCAGCTTGAGCAGGCCGAGACCCGGGTTCCGCTGGCCGACTACCAACGCTGGTTCGCGGCGCTGCCCCAGCCCCTGCGCGACTCCGTCACCGCGGCCTGGGGGGAGCCTCCGGGCGAGCTCTACGTGACCGAGGGCACGCACGGGCCGGAGATCGTCATCGCGTCCCTGCGTTTCGGCAACGTGGTCTTCATGCTGCAGCCGCCGCGCGGCTTCGGCGAGAACCCCATCGCCATCTACCACGACCCCGAACTCGCCCCCTCGCACCACTACCTCGCCGCCTACCTGTGGTTGCAGACCGCCGTGGACGACGGCGGGTTCGGCGCCCACGCCGTCGTCCACGTGGGCAAGCACGGAACCCTGGAGTGGCTCCCCGGCAAGGGCATCGGGCTCGCCGCGGAGGACCCGCCGGACGCCGTGCTGGGCGACCTGCCGATGATCTACCCCTTCATCGTCAACGATCCCGGCGAGGGCACCCAGGCGAAGCGTCGCGCCCACGCCACCATCGTGGACCACCTGGTCCCGCCGATGGCCCGCGCCGACACCTACGGCGACATCGCCAAACTGGAGCAGCTCCTCGACGAGTACGCCCTCGTCAGTGACCTGGACCCCGACAAGGCCCCCACCCTGCGTGCCCAGATCTGGACTCTGATCAAGGCGGCCGAACTCCACCACGACCTCGACACCGACGCCATGCCCGACGATGAGGAGTTCGACGACTTCGTCATGCACGTCGACGGCTATCTGTGCGAGATCAAGGACGTGCAGATCCGCGACGGTCTGCACGTCCTCGGTGACGCCCCCGAGGGGGAGGCGCGCGTCAACCTGGTGCTGGCCGTGTTGCGCGCGGCCCAGATGTGGGGCAACAAGGCCGCCGCCCTCCCCGGCCTACGGGCCGTGATCGCGCGGAACTTCGGCCTCGACGAGCGCGAGCTGCTCGCCGAACCCGGCGTTCCGATCGCCGTCCCCGACGGGCTGACCCGCTTGGTCGACGGCCCCGCCCGCACCGCCTCCGACGCGATCGACCTCATCGACACCCTCGCCCGGCGCATGGTCACCACGATGGAGGAGGAGTCCTGGGCGGAGGAAGCGATCCCCGGCGTCGTCCGGACCGTCCTCGGTGACGACCTGGACGCGGCGCGGGAGGTGCTCGCGTTCGCGGTGACCGAGGTCGTTCCCCGGCTCGCCGGTACCGGTGGGGAACTCGACGCCGTGCTGCACGCCCTCGACGGTGGGCACATCCCCGCGGGCCCGTCGGGATCACCCACCCGCGGACTGGTCAACGTCCTGCCCACCGGCCGCAACTTCTACGCCGTGGACCCCAAGGCCGTCCCCTCGCGGAACTCCTGGGAGGTGGGCCAGGCCCTCGCCGACTCCCTCATCCGGCGCCACCTCGACGACACCGGGGAGTACCCGCGCTCGGTCGGCCTCACCGTGTGGGGAACCGCCGCCATGCGCACCCAGGGCGACGACGTCGCCGAGGTGCTCGCCCTGCTCGGCGTGCGCCCTCTGTGGGACGACGCGTCGCGCCGGGTCACCGGCTTCGAAGTGGTTCCGGTGGAGGAACTGGGCCGTCCCCGCGTGGACGTCACCCTGCGCATCTCCGGGTTCTTCCGGGACGCCTTCCCCCACGTGCTCGCCCTGATCGACGACGCCATCACCGCCGTGGCGGAACTCGACGAACCAGGGGAGGAGAACTTCCCCCGCGCCCACGCCCTCGCCGACCACGCCGACCACGGAGACTGGCGTCGTGCCACGACCCGCGTCTTCGGGTCCCGGCCCGGTGCCTACGGCGCCGGACTACTCCAGTTGATCGACTCCGGGAACTGGCGTGACGACGCCGACCTCGCCGAGGTGTACGCGTCGTGGGGCGGCTACGCCTACGGTCGCGGCATGGACGGCCGCGAGGCGCGGGCCGACATGGAGGCGTCGTTCCGTCGGATCTCGGTCGCCGCGAAGAACACCGACTCCCGTGAACACGACATCGCCGACTCCGACGACTACTACCAGTACCACGGCGGCATGGTCGCCATGGTGCGCTCGCTCAGTGGCGAGAGCCCCCGCGCGTACGTCGGCGACTCCGCCACCCCGGACTCCGTGCGCACCCGCAGTCTCGCCGAGGAGACCCGCCGGGTGTTCCGTTCGCGCGTGGTCAATCCGCGCTGGATCGGTGCCATGCGCGCCCACGGCTACAAGGGCGCCTTCGAGCTCGCCGCCACCGTCGACTACCTCTTCGGCTACGACGCGACCGCGGGTGTGGTCGACGACTGGATGTACGCCACGCTCGCCGAGACCTACGTCTTCGACGAGGAGAACCGGCGGTTCCTCTCCGAGGCCAATCCCTGGGCGTTGCGCGGTATGACCGAACGACTCCTCGAGGCCGCGGACCGGGGACTGTGGGGCGAACCCGACCCCGAGCTGCTCCAGCGTCTACGCGCCAGCTACCTGGAGTTGGAGGGGGAGCTGGAGGACGGCTGA
- a CDS encoding NfeD family protein — protein sequence MPWWILWLIAAAALGAAEFLTLTLAFGLLAVAALVAAIVAGLGLPVVIQTLAFALTAGAGLAIVRPIAKRHMSHPPVIREGTDALVGRHAVVLEEVTAAHGLIKLSGEEWSARALDDAQVIPEGTLVDVMEIDGATAVVYPRDELLR from the coding sequence ATGCCGTGGTGGATTCTCTGGTTGATCGCTGCCGCAGCCCTGGGCGCCGCGGAGTTCCTCACCTTGACCCTGGCCTTCGGCCTGCTCGCCGTCGCCGCTCTGGTCGCGGCGATCGTCGCCGGGCTGGGGTTGCCGGTCGTCATTCAGACGTTGGCCTTCGCGTTGACCGCAGGCGCTGGACTGGCGATCGTGCGTCCGATCGCCAAACGGCACATGTCCCACCCACCGGTGATCCGTGAGGGCACCGACGCGCTCGTCGGCCGCCACGCGGTGGTCTTGGAGGAGGTCACCGCGGCCCACGGGCTCATCAAACTCTCCGGAGAGGAATGGTCTGCCCGCGCGTTGGACGACGCCCAGGTCATCCCGGAGGGAACACTCGTGGACGTGATGGAGATCGACGGCGCGACGGCCGTCGTGTACCCACGCGATGAACTACTTCGATAA
- a CDS encoding SPFH domain-containing protein — protein sequence MPDLIVPIVIIAALVVFAVMSTVRVVPQARRYNVERFGRFRTTLQPGLNFIIPMVDRINTRLDIREQVFSSRPQPVITQDNLVVNIDTVLYYQITDPRAAAYEVANYLQAIDQLTVTTLRNVIGSMDLERTLTSREEINMQLRTVLDEATGKWGIRVNRVEIKAIDPPPTIKEAMEKQMRAERDKRAAILHAEGERQSRILTAEGARQQAILEAQGDQQAAILRADGEAKAVERVFQAVHTNNADPKVLAYKYLETLPEIAGGENNTFWVIPGELTQAVRTVTDAFTGGTKDGTGVAPTPPQSETGDTESTQDEEGTPALTSGAPSLDAMSAAEQAREEAEAAVNQAKADAEAATQGKMSAEEPGES from the coding sequence ATGCCCGACCTAATCGTTCCGATCGTCATCATCGCCGCGCTGGTGGTGTTCGCGGTGATGTCGACGGTGCGCGTCGTGCCACAGGCGCGTCGCTACAACGTCGAACGTTTCGGACGCTTCCGCACCACACTGCAACCGGGACTCAACTTCATCATCCCGATGGTGGATCGGATCAACACCCGGCTGGATATCCGGGAACAGGTTTTCTCCTCCCGGCCCCAGCCGGTCATCACCCAGGACAACCTGGTCGTCAACATAGACACGGTGCTCTACTACCAGATCACCGACCCACGGGCGGCTGCCTACGAGGTGGCCAACTACCTGCAGGCGATCGACCAGCTCACGGTCACCACCCTGCGTAACGTCATCGGCTCCATGGACCTGGAGCGCACGTTGACCTCCCGCGAGGAGATCAACATGCAGCTACGCACCGTCCTGGACGAGGCCACCGGCAAGTGGGGGATCCGAGTGAACCGGGTGGAGATCAAGGCGATCGACCCGCCGCCCACGATCAAGGAGGCGATGGAGAAGCAGATGCGGGCCGAGCGCGACAAGCGCGCCGCCATCCTGCACGCCGAAGGCGAGCGCCAGTCCCGCATCCTCACCGCGGAGGGAGCCCGCCAGCAGGCCATCCTGGAGGCCCAGGGTGACCAACAGGCCGCCATTCTCCGCGCCGACGGTGAGGCCAAGGCCGTGGAGCGCGTCTTCCAGGCCGTCCACACCAACAACGCCGACCCCAAGGTGCTGGCCTACAAGTACCTGGAGACCCTGCCCGAGATCGCCGGCGGCGAGAACAACACCTTCTGGGTCATCCCCGGCGAACTCACCCAGGCGGTCCGCACAGTCACCGACGCCTTCACCGGCGGGACGAAGGACGGCACGGGCGTCGCGCCGACCCCTCCCCAGTCCGAGACCGGGGACACCGAGTCGACGCAGGACGAGGAGGGAACCCCGGCACTCACCAGCGGAGCACCGTCCCTCGACGCCATGTCGGCCGCCGAACAGGCCCGAGAGGAAGCCGAGGCGGCCGTCAACCAGGCCAAGGCCGACGCCGAGGCCGCCACCCAGGGGAAGATGTCGGCCGAGGAGCCCGGCGAGTCGTGA
- a CDS encoding quinone oxidoreductase family protein produces MRAIQVHEPGGPDAMRVEDVPAPSPGPGEIAVDVQARGVNFIDVYQRSGAYPLPTPFTPGVEAAGVVAEVGDEVTDVAVGDRVGWVMIPGAYADRAVIPAARAIPIPDGVTSEDAAASMLQGMTAHYLTRSTYPVRAGDTVLVHAAAGGAGLMLVQFAKLAGARVIGTTSTESKAALAREAGADHVLGYEHFGPEVQEITDGAGVAAVYDGVGATTFDASLTSLRRRGVLAIFGQASGPVPPVDPQRLNKAGSVFLTRPTLAHYVETREELLQRSAELFALIQRGDLKVRVGGRYPLDEAPGAHRDLTERRTTGKLLLT; encoded by the coding sequence ATGCGCGCGATCCAGGTCCATGAGCCGGGTGGTCCCGATGCCATGCGGGTGGAGGACGTCCCCGCGCCGAGTCCCGGCCCCGGAGAGATCGCGGTCGACGTACAGGCGCGTGGGGTGAATTTCATCGACGTCTACCAGCGTTCTGGTGCCTATCCCCTGCCGACTCCGTTCACTCCCGGGGTGGAGGCGGCCGGCGTCGTGGCCGAGGTGGGCGACGAGGTGACGGACGTCGCGGTGGGCGACCGGGTGGGGTGGGTGATGATCCCCGGCGCCTACGCCGACCGCGCCGTGATCCCCGCCGCTCGCGCGATCCCGATCCCGGACGGGGTGACCTCCGAGGACGCCGCGGCCAGCATGCTGCAGGGGATGACCGCCCACTATCTCACCCGTAGCACCTACCCCGTGCGGGCCGGCGACACCGTGCTGGTGCACGCGGCGGCGGGCGGAGCGGGCCTGATGTTGGTGCAGTTCGCGAAGCTCGCCGGTGCCCGTGTCATCGGGACGACGTCGACGGAGAGCAAGGCGGCCCTGGCCCGCGAAGCGGGCGCCGACCACGTCCTGGGCTACGAGCACTTCGGGCCGGAGGTCCAGGAGATCACCGACGGCGCCGGGGTCGCCGCCGTGTACGACGGCGTCGGGGCCACCACGTTCGACGCCAGTCTCACCAGCCTGCGGCGGCGCGGTGTCCTCGCCATCTTCGGCCAGGCCAGCGGCCCGGTTCCCCCGGTCGACCCCCAGCGCCTGAACAAGGCCGGCTCGGTCTTCCTCACGCGCCCGACCCTGGCGCACTATGTGGAGACCCGCGAGGAACTACTCCAGCGATCTGCCGAACTGTTCGCCCTGATCCAACGCGGCGACCTCAAGGTCCGAGTCGGTGGCCGCTACCCCCTCGACGAGGCACCGGGGGCGCACCGCGACCTCACCGAACGGCGGACCACGGGCAAGCTTCTGCTGACCTAG